Part of the Chlorogloeopsis sp. ULAP01 genome, ATTACCACCAGCAGCATCAACTTTTACCTGTACTGCGTCACTCAGGTTAAAAGTATAGTTGACTTTATCTATGACAGTGTCGTTGTCCTGATTTCCATCAAAGCCAAAGCGGGTCATGTTAGTACCCGTTACATTTGTGTCATACGGAGTGATGTTCCGAGACTGTAAACGGATTTGCAACAGATCTGAACCTGTAAAGCTGCTGTTCAATCTTAGACGAACTCGATCGGCGAAGATAATGTTGGAATCTAGGTCGGGAGCTGTATCTGGATCTACACCAGAGGGAACTGCCCTCTTGTCGCTACCGAAAATGTCAGAAACGTTGAAAATCACTTCTCCAACTAGTTTTGTGGTAGTCGAGAACTGATTAGCTTCCAGTTCGGCAGTGCGAGCTTCTAAAGTATCTACACGACCACGTAAGGTAGCAAGTTCCGCAGAAAATTCTTCTTGCAAACGCTGTAAGGTAGCCAAGTCTTCTTTTGTTACTAAATCAGCTGTCGCTGTAGCAATTAGTTCGTTAACCCTGTCTAAACAAGCATTCAATCCTGCGGCAAATTCATAACGGGTTAAAGCACGGTTACCACGATACGTACCATTCGGATAACCTGCAATACATCCGTAGCGCTCCACTAAGGATTGCAAAGCTTGGAATGCCCAATCTGTGGGTTGTACATCGGAAAACTGCGAAACTGATGTGACTTGGGCAGTCTCATCACTGTACTGCTGCGTTTGGCTTAAAGGAGAATCTTTCGGAAGAGAATTTGCTTGTTGTTTAACTTCAGTTTGAACTGGAATTTCAGCAGCTAATGCTGCTCCTGAAAAAGCTAAGTTGGCTAATAAAACTCCGGGACTAATTAGCAGGCATTTCCACAATAACTTAGACATGATTGTTTACTCTTCACACCAAAGTAAATATTTACAGGGGACACCCCTATAGATAGATTCTCAAATCATGATGAAATTAAGATGAAATTTCAAATTTTGAATAAAATAAATTAGTAAGTCAGACAAGCTTTTTATCAGATATTTGTCAAGTGTAATTTAAATAAAGATAAAATCATAGCATGATGAAATTAGGATGAAATTACAAGTGATTGAATCAAATAAATTCAACGAGTAAACAACCACTTAATAAATAAGTTAAATCCAAACAAACATCAAAGCACTAAATCCGATAGAAACAGCAAGTTACATTCAAAGCCGCTTCTCGAACTTGCAAATTTTGGTATTCCAGCAAACGACCATCTGCCGCATAGTTCATCATGCCCGTAGCGCTGCAACCGCGCAATGGCTTGCTGATTTGTTAGACCAACCCACGCGATCGCTGTCCAGCAATAAGAGAGATTCTTCTATTTCTATCGTGTGCCAAGCTGTTGCCGTATCTGATATAAACCTGGAGTTAGAAGGAGTTATGGGAGATGGCAAATAGTGCAGCCTTATACCTGCTTAACTATATTATTGGTT contains:
- a CDS encoding iron uptake porin, with protein sequence MSKLLWKCLLISPGVLLANLAFSGAALAAEIPVQTEVKQQANSLPKDSPLSQTQQYSDETAQVTSVSQFSDVQPTDWAFQALQSLVERYGCIAGYPNGTYRGNRALTRYEFAAGLNACLDRVNELIATATADLVTKEDLATLQRLQEEFSAELATLRGRVDTLEARTAELEANQFSTTTKLVGEVIFNVSDIFGSDKRAVPSGVDPDTAPDLDSNIIFADRVRLRLNSSFTGSDLLQIRLQSRNITPYDTNVTGTNMTRFGFDGNQDNDTVIDKVNYTFNLSDAVQVKVDAAGGNIYDNINNFNPDLASDGKGALSRYGRFSPIYRTGFGGAGATITFNPKGSFSASAAYIARTANNPGSDGGLTNGAYTALGQIAFQPSDAFNIGLTYARNYQNSLSGVNMFEGTGSVYAGNPFNGVATVANHYGVEVAFKPSSKLTISGWYGYSNAEAKADGTGVDEGDEASMNYWTATLALKDFGKEGNLLGLIFGQPPKVSDNDAFTSAARTTRREDNDTSYHLEALYRLQLTDNISVTPGAIVIFNPEHNNDNDTIYVGTLRTTFTF